AGTCCACGCTGGCCGACCGCATGCTGCAGATGACGGGCGTCGTCGACTCGCGCTCCATGCGCGCCCAGTACCTCGACCGCATGGACATCGAGCGCGAGCGCGGCATCACGATCAAGAGCCAGGCCGTCCGCATGCCGTGGGAGCTCGACGGCCAGACGTACGCGCTCAACATGATCGACACCCCGGGCCACGTCGACTTCTCCTACGAGGTCAGCCGCTCGCTCGCCGCGTGCGAGGGCGCCATCCTCCTGGTCGACGCCGCGCAGGGCATCGAGGCGCAGACTCTCGCGAACCTCTACCTCGCGCTCGAGAACGACCTCACGATCATCCCGGTGCTCAACAAGATCGACCTGCCGGCGGCGGATCCCGACAAGTACGCCGCCGAGCTCGCCTCGCTCATCGGCGGCGACCCGTCCGACGTGCTGCGCGTCTCCGGCAAGACCGGTGCCGGCGTCGAGGACCTCCTCGACCGCGTCTCCCGCACCATCCCCGCGCCCGTCGGCGACCCCGACGCCGCCGCGCGCGCCATGATCTTCGACTCGGTCTACGACGCCTACCGCGGCGTGGTCACCTACGTCCGCATGATCGACGGCAAGCTCAGCCCGCGCGAGAAGATCTCGATGATGTCGACGCGCGCCACCCACGAGATCCTCGAGATCGGCGTCAGCTCGCCGGAGCCCACGCCCTCCGACGGGCTCGGCGTCGGCGAGGTCGGCTACCTCATCACGGGCGTGAAGGACGTGCGCCAGTCGAAGGTCGGCGACACCGTCACCACCGCAGCGCGTCCCGCGACGGAGGCGCTGCCCGGATACACCGAGCCGCTGCCGATGGTCTTCTCCGGGCTCTACCCGATCGACGGATCCGACTACCCCGACCTCCGCGACGCCCTCGACAAGCTCAAGCTCTCCGACGCCGCGCTCGTCTACGAGCCCGAGACCTCGGTCGCGCTCGGCTTCGGCTTCCGCTGCGGCTTCCTCGGCCTCCTGCACCTCGAGATCATCACCGAGCGCCTCTCGCGCGAGTTCGGCCTCGACCTCATCACGACCGCGCCCAGCGTGATCTACGAGGTCACGAGCGAGGACAAGAAGACCGTCACCGTCACCAACCCGAGCGAGTTCCCGGGCGGCAAGATCGTCAGCGTCTCCGAGCCCGTCGTGAAGGCGGCCATCCTCGCCCCCAAGGACTACGTCGGCACGATCATGGAGCTGTGCCAGTCGCGGCGCGGGATCCTGCTCGGCATGGAGTACCTCGGCGAGGACCGGGTGGAGGTCCGATACACGATGCCGCTCGGCGAGATCGTGTTCGACTTCTTCGACAACCTCAAGAGCAAGACGGCCGGCTACGCGTCGCTCGACTACGAGCCCGCGGGCTCGCAGGACTCCGACCTCGTGAAGGTCGACATCCTGCTGCAGGGCGAGCAGGTCGACGCGTTCAGCGCCATCGTCCACCGCGACAAGGCGTACGCGTACGGCGTGCTCATGACGGGCCGCCTGCGCGAGCTCATCCCGCGCCAGCAGTTCGAGGTGCCGATCCAGGCGGCCATCGGCGCGCGGATCATCGCCCGCGAGTCCATCCGCGCCATGCGGAAGGACGTCCTCGCGAAGTGCTACGGCGGCGACATCACCCGCAAGCGCAAGCTCCTCGAGAAGCAGAAGGAGGGCAAG
This genomic interval from Clavibacter michiganensis contains the following:
- the lepA gene encoding translation elongation factor 4 — protein: MSPLASKALRPAATDPASIRNFCIIAHIDHGKSTLADRMLQMTGVVDSRSMRAQYLDRMDIERERGITIKSQAVRMPWELDGQTYALNMIDTPGHVDFSYEVSRSLAACEGAILLVDAAQGIEAQTLANLYLALENDLTIIPVLNKIDLPAADPDKYAAELASLIGGDPSDVLRVSGKTGAGVEDLLDRVSRTIPAPVGDPDAAARAMIFDSVYDAYRGVVTYVRMIDGKLSPREKISMMSTRATHEILEIGVSSPEPTPSDGLGVGEVGYLITGVKDVRQSKVGDTVTTAARPATEALPGYTEPLPMVFSGLYPIDGSDYPDLRDALDKLKLSDAALVYEPETSVALGFGFRCGFLGLLHLEIITERLSREFGLDLITTAPSVIYEVTSEDKKTVTVTNPSEFPGGKIVSVSEPVVKAAILAPKDYVGTIMELCQSRRGILLGMEYLGEDRVEVRYTMPLGEIVFDFFDNLKSKTAGYASLDYEPAGSQDSDLVKVDILLQGEQVDAFSAIVHRDKAYAYGVLMTGRLRELIPRQQFEVPIQAAIGARIIARESIRAMRKDVLAKCYGGDITRKRKLLEKQKEGKKRMKMVGRVEVPQEAFIAALSGDTEKKAK